Proteins encoded together in one Anopheles darlingi chromosome 3, idAnoDarlMG_H_01, whole genome shotgun sequence window:
- the LOC125957121 gene encoding uncharacterized protein LOC125957121 isoform X2, producing the protein MYYYREEEDHFRWRRSQAMRPEDGGVDSGSSTGGGVGTMSSPDGADSGIGGDTGNEPSTTGTGSDEDGEDDESSFSCDCVCSCCCKCKETGGGEGGSLSMVTPTSPLIGFLSQQYTRLPSLQPPTPTMIERSNHRIATATTDDPMVAAMMRLRSRSVPRLSELPPPPTPQPPPTVIKRNDDNTIAAIVRRRRRLKRRAKSGDFQSLPPLDHRSFDAGENRETVTTGSINSSRSTVEAAELNMAAVNKRRTLEIKFVWYELSQDLLDKQIELLERKYGGVKARHAALTIQRAFRHYTMVKKFASITAMAKAEKRMSRRVQHQQQQQQQQQQQQQAQSQADMDMMMHHQTGAPVLDDGQIYATEDGTMVGQQRVCATISATPPGTLHHRVTPVRSMSLRERRLDASPIPRSQSGTGSPAPAAPITSWSQSPTQLVTGSSSPAQQQQQQQQYSHPHVNILHQQQAQLAAAAAASAGYGYTQQQVPSQGGHPSHVMLSHQQYQSQYGSQDLNVSGVSTGSSQLDSTVSSMNLSWNSQHTHQQSPYTPHYTAAQIYMRPRGIGIGSSGGSSGSTSSVCGSSRKVPPEVPKRTSSITGTGPASGTPNRSLRPNGLCKTAENGSLSSVQSSGSDSSASVPGGVGGGAGTEIGSDRSSSPQWKRKGPGSSQGGSIPMLNPAQSPDHMLMSSSGVGTEVTPSRSLSTVSAGATVGMVGGSSSSANVTIASIESECLSSHTSAAQYSMEQHDQIVHTPTSYKVSETIRKRQYRVGLNLFNKKPERGVTYLIRKGFLENTPQGVARFLISRKGLSRQMIGEYLGNLQNAFNMAVLDCFAGELDLSGMQVDVALRKFQGYFRMPGEAQKIERLMEVFSARYCQCNGDIVARLRSHDTVFVLAFAIIMLNTDLHTPNLKPERRMRCDDFVKNLRGIDDCHDIDRDMLNGIYERVKANEFKPGSDHVTQVMKVQATIVGKKPNLALPHRRLVCYCRLYEIPDINKKERPGVHQREVFLFNDLLVITKIFSKKKSSVTYTFRNSYPLCGMVVTLLDVTNYQFCIRLSQKVDGKVLVTFNARNEHDRCKFAEDLRESISEMDEMETLRIEAELERQKSARGGTRANNSENRDSGVADVEVCAGVPYQGGVGGTGTGAGTGLTAGGGGIGGGGVSPNDHLAHGGGTGAGGGGGGQGVEAQLKRSALSNSLLDMHEQFGNDKPQRRGSVGSLDSGMSISFQSTSASTGSRSDIKVRMLPHSNTSGQIIMHAGQHPAALMGAIYHQQIHHHQHQQQQQQQQQFQHHQHHPTSTGGTGGGVIVSVGQPAASSHLLTSGGGGPTTVSMMQQQQQQHHHHHLPLNNGTTNGTNSSSNSSNITSGATTTTTIIPSNSSSSNGAIMRRERKPSRTDDVATLTAAATVAATLTASAVASSGTGSGNAAPTATTTNNQQPATGTGPNFGRSTEV; encoded by the exons atgtACTActaccgcgaggaggaggatcacTTTCGATGGCGACGATCGCAGGCGATGAGACCggaggatggtggtgttgacagcggtagcagcactggtggtggtgtcggaaCCATGTCGTCACCGGATGGCGCTGACAGCGGGATTGGTGGTGACACCGGTAACGAACCGAGTACCACCGGAACTGGAAGTGACGAGgatggcgaagatgatgaaagTAGTTTCTCctgcgattgtgtgtgttcctgttgctgtaaGTGTAAGGAGAcgggaggtggagaaggaggatcaCTGTCGATGGTCACACCAACCTCACCGTTAATCGGATTCCTGTCCCAGCAATACACTCGCTTACCATCTctgcaaccaccaacaccgacgaTGATCGAGCGCTCGAACCACCGGATCGCGACCGCGACTACCGACGACCCGATGGTAGCGGCGATGATGCGCCTCCGATCTAGATCCGTGCCGCGGTTGAGCGAattaccgccaccaccaacaccacaaccaccaccgactgtCATTAAACGCAACGATGACAATACAATCGCGGCCATTgtacgccgtcgccgtcgactgAAGCGCCGTGCCAAATCCGGTGACTTTCAATCATTGCCACCACTGGATCACCGGTCGTTTGATGCCGGGGAAAACCGTGAAACTGtgaccaccggcagcatcaacagcagcagaagtacgGTTGAAGCAGCAGAACTAAACATGGCCGCCGTGAACAAACGGCGCACGTTGGAGATCAAATTCGTATG GTATGAACTGTCGCAGGATCTGTTGGACAAGCAGATCGAACTGTTGGAGCGCAAGTACGGTGGAGTGAAGGCACGACACGCTGCCCTTACGATTCAGCGCGCCTTCCGCCACTATACGATGGTGAAGAAGTTTGCCTCGATCACGGCAATGGCTAAGGCGGAGAAACGCATGAGCCGTAGGGttcagcaccaacagcagcagcagcaacagcagcagcagcagcagcaagcgcagTCCCAGGCAGACATGGACATGATGATGCACCATCagaccggtgcaccggtgctgGACGATGGACAGATCTACGCTACCGAGGATGGTACGATGGTCGGTCAGCAACGTGTCTGTGCAAC CATTTCGGCCACACCCCCAGGAACGTTACACCATCGCGTAACACCCGTTCGTTCGATGTCCCTCCGTGAACGCCGTCTCGATGCCAGTCCTATCCCGCGCAGTCAGTCCGGTACGggttcaccggcaccggccgccCCTATCACGTCCTGGAGCCAAAGTCCAACCCAGCTCGTGACGGGCTCGAGCTCACcagctcaacagcagcaacaacaacaacaatactcCCATCCACACGTGAACAtcctgcatcagcagcaggcacagctagcggcagcagccgcagcctcTGCTGGATATGGTtacacacagcagcaggtccCGTCACAGGGTGGCCACCCGTCGCACGTGATGTTGTCACATCAACAGTACCAAAGCCAGTATGGATCGCAGGATTTGAACGTGAGTGGCGTTAGTACGGGTAGCTCGCAGCTCGATTCGACCGTCTCCTCGATGAACCTATCCTGGAACTCGCAGCATACGCACCAGCAAAGCCCCTACACACCGCACTACACGGCAGCGCAGATCTACATGCGACCGCGTGGTATCGGTATCGGAAGCTCCGGAGGTAGCTCGGGTAGTACGTCGAGCGTATGCGGCAGTAGCCGTAAGGTACCACCGGAGGTACCGAAGCGTACAAGTAGCATCACGGGTACGGGTCCGGCCAGTGGTACACCGAACCGATCGTTGCGACCGAATGGTTTGTGCAAAACGGCGGAGAATGGTAGCCTGAGTTCGGTGCAGTCCTCGGGAAGCGATTCGTCGGCCTCGGTACcgggtggtgtcggtggtggtgcgggtaCCGAGATTGGTTCGGATCGATCCAGTTCGCCCCAGTGGAAGCGCAAGGGCCCGGGAAGTAGCCAGGGTGGTAGCATACCGATGCTTAATCCGGCACAATCACCGGATCATATGCTGATGAGTAGCAGCGGTGTCGGTACTGAGGTGACCCCTAGCCGTTCGCTATCGACCGTTAGTGCGGGAGCAACGGTAGGAATGGTgggtggtagcagtagtagtgcgaATGTGACGATCGCCAGCATCGAAAGTGAGTGTCTGAGTTCACACACGAGCGCCGCCCAGTACTCGATGGAGCAGCACGATCAGATCGTTCACACACCGACCAGCTACAAGGTATCGGAGACGATCCGTAAGCGCCAGTATCGGGTCGGGTTGAACCTGTTCAACAAGAAGCCGGAACGGGGCGTGACGTACCTTATTCGGAAGGGATTCCTCGAGAACACACCGCAGGGTGTGGCCCGGTTCCTGATCTCACGCAAGGGTCTCTCGAGGCAGATGATTGGCGAGTACCTGGGCAACCTGCAGAACGCGTTCAACATGGCCGTGCTGGACTGTTTCGCCGGGGAGCTGGATCTCTCGGGCATGCAGGTCGATGTGGCGTTGCGCAAGTTCCAGGGTTACTTCCGGATGCCGGGTGAAGCGCAGAAGATCGAGCGGCTGATGGAAGTGTTCTCGGCACGCTACTGCCAGTGCAACGGGGACATTGTGGCGCGGCTTCGCTCTCACGATACCGTGTTTGTGCTTGCGTTCGCCATCATTATGCTCAATACGGACCTGCATACGCCCAACCTGAAACCGGAGCGCCGCATGCGGTGCGATGATTTCGTGAAGAACCTGCGAGGCATCGACGATTGTCATGATATCGACCGGGATATGCTGAACGGGATCTATGAGCGGGTTAAGGCGAACGAATTTAAGCCCGGTTCGGACCACGTGACGCAGGTGATGAAGGTGCAGGCGACGATCGTTGGCAAGAAGCCGAATTTGGCGCTACCGCACCGACGGCTCGTGTGCTACTGCCGGCTGTACGAGATCCCGGACATTAACAAGAAGGAACGACCGGGTGTGCATCAGCGGGAGGTGTTCCTGTTCAACGATCTGCTCGTGATCACGAAGATCTTTAGCAAGAAGAAGTCCTCCGTTACGTACACGTTCCGCAATAGTTACCCGCTGTGCGGCATGGTCGTTACCCTGCTGGATGTGACTA attatCAATTCTGCATCCGACTGTCGCAGAAGGTCGATGGTAAGGTGCTGGTCACGTTCAACGCACGCAACGAGCACGATCGCTGCAAGTTTGCCGAGGATCTCCGGGAGTCCATCAGCGAGATGGACGAGATGGAGACGCTCCGCATCGAGGCGGAGCTCGAGCGCCAGAAGTCGGCCCGCGGTGGTACTCGGGCAAACAATAGCGAAAACCGGGACAGTGGCGTAGCCGATGTAGAGGTGTGCGCCGGCGTACCGTACCAgggtggtgtcggtggaaCCGGTACGGGTGCGGGCACCGGATTGACCGCTGGAGGTGGCGGtatcggcggtggcggtgtttcACCCAACGATCATCTCGCCCACGGTGGAGGTACCggagctggcggtggcggtggtggtcaagGCGTTGAGGCGCAACTGAAGCGTAGCGCCCTCAGCAACTCCCTGCTCGATATGCACGAACAAT TTGGCAATGATAAACCGCAGCGACGCGGTAGTGTCGGCTCGTTAGATAGTGGAATGTCGATCTCATTTCAATCCACATCCGCAAGCACTGGCTCACGTAGCGATATCAAAGTACGAATGCTGCCTCATAGCAACACCTCCGGTCAGATAATTATGCATGCCGGGCAGCATCCCGCTGCCCTCATGGGTGCCATCTATCATCAGCaaatccatcatcaccagcaccagcagcagcagcagcagcagcagcagttccaacatcatcagcatcacccaacgagcaccggtggcaccggaGGGGGTGTGATCGTTTCGGTGggtcaaccagcagcatcgtcacaTCTGCtaaccagtggtggtggtggtcctacTACAGTatcgatgatgcagcagcaacagcagcaacatcatcaccaccatttgcCACTGAACAACGGTACCACCAacggcaccaacagcagcagcaacagcagcaacattacatCCGGAgcgaccaccacaaccaccatcatcccgagcaacagcagcagcagcaatggagcTATCATGCGTCGCGAGCGGAAACCCTCCCGTACCGACGATGTCGCTACgctgacggcagcagcaacggtagcggCAACACTAACGGCCAGTGCGGTAGCCTCTAGCGGTACCGGCAGCGGTAACGCTGCACCGacggcaaccaccaccaacaaccagcagccggccaccggaaccggaccaaACTTTGGACGCTCGACGGAGGTCTAA